From Chryseotalea sp. WA131a:
AATTGGTTCGCCAAGGGAAAAAGGTTTATCCGCAGCCAGAGATAATTGAACTTATCCAAGACAAGCGGACTCAAAAAGAGTTTTACCGAAAGAATAACTTTGCCACAGCAGATTATATTTTGACTGACACCAAAGAAGACGTAAAGAAGCAAATCGGTTTTTTGCCCGCTGTCAATAAATTGGGTAAGGAAGGTTATGACGGTAGAGGCGTTCAAATCCTAAGAACCGAAAAGGATTTAGAAAAAGCTTTTGATAAACCAAGTCTGCTGGAGAAGCTAATCGATTTTGAAAAAGAGATTTCGGTAATTGTTGCCCGTAATGAAAAGGGTGATGTGGTTTCCTATCCTGCTGTGGAGATGGTGTTTCACCCCGAGGCTAATTTGGTGGAATATCTTTTTTCACCAGCACAAATTAATAATGCCATCGCAAAGCAAGCAGATGAATTAGCCCGAGGTATTATTCAAAAACTAGAAATGGTTGGGTTGTTGGCCGTGGAAATGTTTGTAACGAAAGATGGCAAAGTACTTGTCAACGAAATGGCCCCCCGTCCGCACAACAGTGGTCATCAAACTATTGAAGCAAATGTAACTTCTCAATACGAACAACAGTTGCGAGCCATTTTAAATTGGCCGCTGGGTGATACACGTATTCTTCAGCCAAGCGCCATGGTCAATCTTTTGGGTGAAGATGGTTACGCTGGAGAGGCAAAATACCTAGGCTTGGAAGAGGTTATGAAAATCTCAGGTGTACACGTTCATCTTTATGGAAAAAAAACCACTAAACCATTTCGAAAAATGGGGCACGTAACAATTGTAGATGCCGATGTGGAAAGTTTAAAAAAGAAAGCCAACTTTGTTAAAGAGACCCTGAAAGTAATCGCATGAGCAAAGCAACTATTGGCATTATCATGGGCAGTCAATCTGATTTAAAAATCATGAAAGAAGCTGCCGAATTTTTAGAAGAGATGAAAATCCCTTTTGAGTTGACAGTAGTTTCAGCGCACCGCACGCCACAGCGCATGGTTGATTACGCTTCCTCAGCCCGTTCACGCGGATTGAAAGTGGTGATTGCAGGCGCAGGTGGCGCAGCACACTTGCCCGGCATGGTAGCATCGTTAACTTCATTGCCTGTGATTGGTGTACCCATCAAATCGTCTAACTCTATCGATGGTTGGGACTCTATTTTGTCCATTCTGCAAATGCCATCAGGTGTGCCCGTGGCTACCGTTGCCTTAAATGGTGCCCGCAATGCCGGCATTTTAGCTGCTCAAATTGTTGGAAGCAGTGACAAGGCAACCGCCAATCGATTGGATGCGTTTAAAACGAGTTTAAAAAAGAAGGTTGAAGAATCGTTTGAGGTCATAGAAAAAAAGGGATGGAAGAATGTGTTGTAATGCAGTAGGAAACAAGAAGACCCCTCGGAATCAAAGCTGTTGAATTTTTTCTTGCAAAGCCCTCATCTTTCTTCTGAAAAAAGAAGGAAGCTCTGACCATTTTTTGAAAAAGGCATTTGAGAGGAAGAAATCAATTTGCCAACCAACAATTTGGGGATACTACGAAAGTATTTTTTGGAAGTGGCCATTGTTTCTATTTGGGCCGATAAAAGAGTAGAAGGAAATGAAACGGATTCCCAAACCGCCTAGGTGTGTGCCTGTCGTTTTATGATGATGATTTGCAGAATAGTATGTCGGGAGTAGAAGGCTTTGTGCTGGATCATTAGGACCTGCTTAACCAGAAACATCTTCTGATTCTTCAGGCTGGTCTTTGCGCGGCACCAAAACTGAAAATAAGATTGATAGCGTAAGGGTAGCAATAATGACGGAAAAGGACAGAACGGGTGAAAGTTCGATGTCAATTATCTCCAAAAGCATCTTAGCCCCAATAAAAAATAGAATAATGGAAAGACCTTTTTGCAATAAGTAAAACTTGTCGATAATCCCCGAAAGCAAAAAGAACATGGCGCGTAAGCCCATTACCGCAAAGATATTGGACGTGTAAATCAAAAATTCACTTTGCGTAATGGCGAAGGCTGCGGGTATGGAGTCAACCGCAAAGATTAAATCAGTAGTTTCGATCAAAATGATTACCAAGAAAAGTGGCGTAAACATGTACTTGCCGTTTTCTTTAATCAAGAATTGTCCGCCCTCGTCATTTTTAGAGATAGGCAAGTATTTGCGGCATAACTTTAAAATTGGGTTTTTCTCAGGGTCGATCTTTTCATCACTGTCCTCAAAGTATATTTTTATGCCTGAATAGATCAGGAAAACCCCAAATATGTAAAGAATAAAATGCCATTTGGCAATGAAGTATGCACCGACAAAAATGAAGATTCCTCTAAAAACAACTGCTCCAAATATTCCCCAAAAAAGTATTCGGTGGTAAAATTCCTCCTTTACTTGAAAATATTTTAATATCAATAAAATGACAAAGATATTATCAACAGATAATGCGTACTCCGTTAAGTAAGCAGTGAAATATTGCACCGTGGCCGTGAGGCCAGAAATGGATTTGATTTGTCCCGACACCTCCACTTCGTAAGGGCCATCTATATAAATGACATAGCCGAATAAGGTGCTGATTATTACCCAAAAAATGGATTGATAGAGAGCTGATTTAGTAGTGATTTTGTGGGCACTTTTATTAAAGAAGCCTAAATCAACTAATAAAAAAATGCCTATGACCAGACCAAAAATGCTATAAATAACGGTTTGTTCAGAAATTTCTCTCCCAAATAAAAGAAATGCCATCATTTGTTAAAATTAAGCCTTTTGTGAAGGTAAGAAAGATACAAATTGAAGAGATTGTACACGTATTAGGGTCGAATCAATTTTCAAAACTACGAATATATTTTAGATGTTAAAGTATCTCGGCTATGATTTAGTCAATTGAAAAAAGGAATCTTAAGAAAGGAGAAAATACATTTTCCATCCCCTTAAAGGGCACTTTTAAGGCTATTTCCCAAATCAATTTTATAAATCAAATGTTTAAGCGAAAGCATACTGTGAAGATTAATTCTTTAATCCTGTTAACTTATCTCTAGTTGAAGTCTTAGTAAGTTAGCATAAATCCCTGTTTCATTGGCTGAAAGTTGTTGATGAGAACCTGATTCGGCCACTTGCCCATCCTTTATTACCAGTATCCGGTCCACCTTGCGGATGGTGCTGAGGCGATGTGCAATCACAATGGTAGTTCTGTTCTCCATCAGTTTTTCAAGGGCATCCTGCACCAATCTTTCTGATTTGGCATCCAGTGAGCTGGTGGCTTCATCCAAAATAAGAATGGCGGGGTCCTTTAAAATAGCTCGGGCGATGGCCACCCGTTGGCGTTGCCCTCCTGAAAGTTTTATGCCCCTATCGCCAACCACCGTTTTCAATTTTTCAGGAAAGCCATCGATAAACTCCCACGCATTGGCTTTTTGTGCAGCCGCGATTACCTCTGCTTCGGTAGCATTTGGTTTTCCGTAGGCAATATTTTCCAGAATGGTACCGCCAAATAAAATAACCTCTTGTGGCACAGTACCAATGTTGTTTCGGTAGGCCGATAGATTGTACTCTTCAATAAGTTGCCCATCTACTTCTATAGACCCCTGTTGAATGGAATATAGGCGCATCAACAAACTGGTGATGGTGGATTTGCCCGCCCCACTGGCTCCCACTAACGCTATTTTTTCTCCAGATTTAATGTGAATTGAAATCGACTTTAGAATAGGATAATCAGTGCGCGAGGGATATTCAAACGAAACATTTTCAAAGCGGATGTTTCCTTGCAACTTGAGTGACTGACTGGGCAAAGGTTGCTCATCTTTGGTATCTAAGATTTCCAAAATCCGTTCTGATGCGCCAATAGAGCGTTGCAGTTGACTGTAAATATCGCCCAATCCGGCAATAGAGGCACCAATGAAGGAGGTATAAAAAATAAACGAAAACAATTCGCCCACGGTAATGATATCGTTTTGAAGCAGGTAAGCCCCATACCAACCCACGGCCACAATGCCACCAAAGAAAGCCAAAATGGTAAACGAGATAAACAATCCTCTGTACTTTGCTGTGCGGATGGCAGTGGTGACCACATCACTCAACGATTTTTTATAGCGAACAATTTCAAATAATTCATTGGTAAACGCTTTTACCACAGCAATAGATTGAAGCGTTTCTTCCACAATCACATTGGATTGTGCCAACTGGTCTTGCGACTTCTTTGACATTTTGCGGATGAACTTTCCAAAAACCAACGCGGCTATCACCAACACCGGAAACGTTAGCAACATGAACAATGCCAGCTTAGGCGTGAGAAAGAAAATCAATGGAATGCCAATCACTAAAATCAAAATCTGACGAAGCAACTCGGCCAACGTAAAAGTGAA
This genomic window contains:
- the purE gene encoding 5-(carboxyamino)imidazole ribonucleotide mutase; the encoded protein is MSKATIGIIMGSQSDLKIMKEAAEFLEEMKIPFELTVVSAHRTPQRMVDYASSARSRGLKVVIAGAGGAAHLPGMVASLTSLPVIGVPIKSSNSIDGWDSILSILQMPSGVPVATVALNGARNAGILAAQIVGSSDKATANRLDAFKTSLKKKVEESFEVIEKKGWKNVL
- a CDS encoding 5-(carboxyamino)imidazole ribonucleotide synthase, whose protein sequence is MVNQNKQIGILGGGQLGRMLIQSAIDFNIHFSVLDPDAEAPCSKLSSFTHGKLTDFNTVVNFGKELDLLTIEIENVSVAALKELVRQGKKVYPQPEIIELIQDKRTQKEFYRKNNFATADYILTDTKEDVKKQIGFLPAVNKLGKEGYDGRGVQILRTEKDLEKAFDKPSLLEKLIDFEKEISVIVARNEKGDVVSYPAVEMVFHPEANLVEYLFSPAQINNAIAKQADELARGIIQKLEMVGLLAVEMFVTKDGKVLVNEMAPRPHNSGHQTIEANVTSQYEQQLRAILNWPLGDTRILQPSAMVNLLGEDGYAGEAKYLGLEEVMKISGVHVHLYGKKTTKPFRKMGHVTIVDADVESLKKKANFVKETLKVIA
- a CDS encoding TerC/Alx family metal homeostasis membrane protein, whose product is MAFLLFGREISEQTVIYSIFGLVIGIFLLVDLGFFNKSAHKITTKSALYQSIFWVIISTLFGYVIYIDGPYEVEVSGQIKSISGLTATVQYFTAYLTEYALSVDNIFVILLILKYFQVKEEFYHRILFWGIFGAVVFRGIFIFVGAYFIAKWHFILYIFGVFLIYSGIKIYFEDSDEKIDPEKNPILKLCRKYLPISKNDEGGQFLIKENGKYMFTPLFLVIILIETTDLIFAVDSIPAAFAITQSEFLIYTSNIFAVMGLRAMFFLLSGIIDKFYLLQKGLSIILFFIGAKMLLEIIDIELSPVLSFSVIIATLTLSILFSVLVPRKDQPEESEDVSG
- a CDS encoding ATP-binding cassette domain-containing protein, translated to MAKRNFLEEGEKRPVNKEGFKRLAGIFKFMLPYRWMFAFGLVALGLSSGILLSFPYFAGQMLDVAQGKKSFIFTTVNQIGITLMSILVIQSVFSFIRVYTFTQVSERTLADLRQAVYSKIIWLPMSFFDSRRVGELTSRLTSDVGTLQDVFTFTLAELLRQILILVIGIPLIFFLTPKLALFMLLTFPVLVIAALVFGKFIRKMSKKSQDQLAQSNVIVEETLQSIAVVKAFTNELFEIVRYKKSLSDVVTTAIRTAKYRGLFISFTILAFFGGIVAVGWYGAYLLQNDIITVGELFSFIFYTSFIGASIAGLGDIYSQLQRSIGASERILEILDTKDEQPLPSQSLKLQGNIRFENVSFEYPSRTDYPILKSISIHIKSGEKIALVGASGAGKSTITSLLMRLYSIQQGSIEVDGQLIEEYNLSAYRNNIGTVPQEVILFGGTILENIAYGKPNATEAEVIAAAQKANAWEFIDGFPEKLKTVVGDRGIKLSGGQRQRVAIARAILKDPAILILDEATSSLDAKSERLVQDALEKLMENRTTIVIAHRLSTIRKVDRILVIKDGQVAESGSHQQLSANETGIYANLLRLQLEIS